In Oryza brachyantha chromosome 1, ObraRS2, whole genome shotgun sequence, the following are encoded in one genomic region:
- the LOC102706438 gene encoding LOW QUALITY PROTEIN: glucan endo-1,3-beta-glucosidase GII-like (The sequence of the model RefSeq protein was modified relative to this genomic sequence to represent the inferred CDS: inserted 2 bases in 1 codon), protein MYMSLGINGMRIYHPDGEALDALRNSGIGIILDVGGFDAVSWLAASFANAASWVHDNVSPYYPAVNIKYIAVGNEVLGAGATQRILPAMRNVNXLAAAGVLAGIKVSTSVRFDVIANSFPPSAGVFAYPYMTAIAQHLASTGAPLLANVYPYFAYRDDPRDISLDFATFQPTATPVVDVNNGLVYRNLFDAIYAALEKAGAGNVRVVVSESGWPSAGGFAATVDNARKYNQGLVDHVAERPGQLEAYVFAMFIENQKSGDPTERNFGLFYPNKSSVYPITSPNLQAEI, encoded by the exons ATGTACATGTCCTTGGGCATCAACGGAATGCGCATCTACCACCCCGACGGGGAGGCGCTCGACGCCCTGCGTAACTCCGGCATCGGCATCATCCTCGACGTCGGCGGCTTCGACGCGGTGTCCTGGCTCGCCGCCAGCTTCGCCAACGCGGCCTCCTGGGTCCACGACAACGTCAGCCCCTACTACCCGGCCGTCAACATCAAGTACATCGCCGTCGGCAACGAGGTGCtaggcgccggcgccacgcAGAGAATCCTCCCGGCCATGCGGAACGTCAA GCTGGCCGCGGCCGGCGTCCTCGCCGGCATCAAGGTGTCCACCTCGGTGAGGTTCGACGTCATCGCTAACTCCTTCCCTCCCTCCGCCGGCGTGTTCGCGTACCCCTACATGACGGCCATAGCCCAGCACCTCGCGAGCACCGGCGCGCCGCTGCTGGCCAACGTCTACCCCTACTTCGCCTACAGGGACGACCCGAGAGACATCAGCCTCGACTTCGCCACCTTCCAGCCCACGGCCACGCCGGTGGTCGACGTCAACAACGGCCTGGTCTACCGCAACCTCTTCGACGCCATCTACGCCGCGCTGGAGAAGGCCGGCGCCGGGAACGTGAGGGTGGTGGTGTCGGAGAGCGGGTGGCCGTCGGCGGGAGGGTTCGCGGCGACCGTGGACAACGCTCGGAAGTACAACCAGGGGCTGGTCGACCATGTGGCCGAGAGACCGGGGCAGCTGGAGGCTTACGTATTTGCCATGTTCATCGAGAACCAGAAGTCCGGGGATCCCACCGAGAGAAACTTTGGGCTCTTCTACCCTAACAAGTCGTCGGTCTATCCGATTACCTCTCCGAATCTGCAGGCTGAAATATAA
- the LOC102706715 gene encoding crossover junction endonuclease MUS81 yields the protein MAPEARQLGVRLRENEAVAQCLLEKWRSMEEKPGGLKENLAHTLAKSYRSVCAAKEPIRTLKDLYEIKGVGKWVIRQLKGSFPESSPDLSPPESNTAGEKGKKAGGSKRYVPQKNSAAYAILITLHRETINGKSYMKKQELIDATEASGLSRSAIGPDKSKAKPGAFASSQKDWYTGWSCMKTLTSKGLVSKSGNPAKYMITEEGKFTALDCLSRSGLDDHSPPLVVNSVHQTSLGPSRAIGEPSTSVANPVAKTSPEMTYLTSQESLNYKSQVRTADNCAEEIILSDSDSEESYTENYSLIGSEEFTERVAPPILKASNSGGLDISKRTTPNNRFSDCSASISPLSSQGTFELQSSSTLGTTEINMLDKDTVCMDNSILAMPPRRSSDNFLEDYEVVLVLDDRENFGDRLKPVADNIRLQFRVPVEIKHLPVGDGIWIARDRKLHTEYVLDFIVERKNVADLCSSITDNRYKIQKLSLKKCGLKKLIYLVEGDPNPLDSSERIKTACFTTEILEGFDVQRTTGYADTVRTYGYLTRSIIEYYSTNFSTGSNTSRVCPTYDEFKKKCDDLKKVTVSDLFALQLMQVPQVTEEAALAVIGFYPTIFTLAQAYSMLDGDTRAQEEMLKNKSTLINAGASRNIFKLIWGEG from the exons ATGGCGCCGGAGGCGAGGCAGCTCGGGGTGCGCCTCCGGGAGAACGAGGCGGTGGCGCAATGTTTGCTGGAGAAGTGGCGGTCCATGGAGGAGAAGCCGGGTGGTCTCAAGGAGAACCTGGCTCACACGCTCGCCAAATCGTACCGCAGCGTCTGCGCCGCCAAGGAGCCCATCCGGACCCTCAAGGACCTTTATGAGATAAA GGGTGTTGGAAAATGGGTCATACGTCAACTGAAAGGGTCCTTTCCAGAGTCCAGCCCAGATTTATCTCCTCCAGAAAGTAACACAGCAGGAGAAAAGG GCAAGAAAGCAGGAGGGTCAAAGCGTTATGTGCCACAGAAAAATTCTGCTGCCTACGCGATTCTGATCACACTCCATAG GGAAACAATCAATGGGAAGAGTTATATGAAGAAGCAAGAGCTTATTGATGCCACTGAAGCAAGCGGCCTGTCACGAAGTGCAATTGG TCCAGATAAAAGTAAAGCAAAACCGGGGGCTTTTGCGAGTTCTCAGAAGGACTGGTACACTGGATGGAGCTGCATGAAAACATTGACATCTAAAGGACTGGTTTCAAAGTCTGGCAATCCTGCAAA GTATATGATAACTGAAGAAGGGAAATTCACTGCTCTTGATTGCCTCTCAAGGTCTGGGTTAGATGATCACTCACCACCTTTAGTGGTAAACAGCGTTCACCAGACATCATTGGGACCTTCTAGGGCCATTGGTGAACCCAGCACATCTGTTGCTAACCCTGTCGCTAAGACATCACCAGAAATGACATATCTGACAAGTCAAGAATCACTCAATTACAAGTCTCAAGTTAGAACTGCT GATAACTGTGCTGAAGAAATCATTCTTAGTGATTCAGATTCTGAAGAATCATATACAGAGAACTATTCTCTAATAG GTTCTGAAGAATTTACTGAAAGAGTTGCACCTCCAATATTGAAAGCAAGCAACTCTGGTGGTCTTGATATCA GCAAGAGAACTACTCCAAACAACAGATTTTCAGATTGTTCAGCTTCTATTTCCCCTCTTTCATCTCAAGGAACATTTGAGCTGCAGTCTTCTAGTACATTG GGTACTACTGAAATCAATATGCTAGACAAGGATACTGTATGTATGGACAATTCTATACTAGCCATGCCACCTCGGCGATCCAGTGACAATTTTCTTGAAGATTATGAAGTTGTGTTGGTATTGGATGATCGTGAGAATTTTGG GGATCGTTTAAAACCTGTTGCTGATAACATACGCTTACAATTCCGTGTACCTGTAGAG ATAAAGCATTTGCCTGTTGGCGACGGTATTTGGATTGCTCGTGATAGAAAGCTTCACACAGAGTATGTTCTTGATTTCATTGttgaaaggaaaaatgttGCTGATCTATGTAGTTCAATCACAGACAACCGATACAAAATTCAGAAGTTAAGTCTCAAG AAATGTGGCCTAAAGAAGCTGATATATCTGGTTGAAGGTGACCCTAACCCTCTCGATTCATCAGAAAGGATTAAAACCGC TTGCTTCACCACTGAGATTCTTGAAGGATTTGATGTTCAGAGAACCACTGGGTATGCTGATACTGTAAGGACATACGGCTACCTTACACGTTCGATAATTGAATACTACAGCACCAACTTTTCTACTGGTTCTAATACTTCTCGAGTATGCCCGACCTATGATGAGTTTAAGAAAAAGTGTGATGACCTTAAGAAGGTAACTGTGAGTGATTTATTCGCCCTTCAACTTATGCAG GTGCCACAAGTGACAGAAGAAGCTGCACTTGCTGTGATAGGATTCTATCCAACTATTTTCACACTTGCTCAGGCGTATTCCATGCTT GATGGCGATACCCGTGCTCAAGAGGAAATGTTGAAGAATAAGAGCACTCTGATAAACGCAGGGGCTAGCAGAAACATATTCAAGCTTATCTGGGGTGAAGGATAA